From the Carcharodon carcharias isolate sCarCar2 chromosome 29 unlocalized genomic scaffold, sCarCar2.pri SUPER_29_unloc_27, whole genome shotgun sequence genome, the window CAGTTATAGCCTCCCACCAGTGGTGGCATTGTAGCACTTAATCCTTGTGTTTCCCAGCTTTTCAAGCAACTCCACTTCCCAGTTTGCTACACAAGCTGTGAGTTCGTCGGAATTAAGTTATTTCTCAAACGGTAGATTTGATGTCATCTTATTGAAAACTTCCTCAGCGCCTCCCTGAAGGGTTTACACTCTCCGGGAAGCAGGAATAGGCTGGATGTTGGGGAGTTCATCTTTTCCCAGAGAGTAGGGATCCTCGGGAATGTGCTGTCAGGGGGTCTGGTGGTTACTGTTTCTCTGTCGCCTTCAAGAGGGATATGGAGTGGTTACTGACTGGGGGAGAGATCAAGGATGTGGAGAATgatatagcacaggaggaggccatttagccctttgtgcctgtgccaggTCTTTCAATGATCTATCCAATCAGATCCATTAACCACCACTTCACTTTGCCCCCATCATcctccttcaagtgtttatccaattcccttttgaaagttcctattgaatctgcttccaccgccctttcaggcagcgccttccagatcacaacaactcgctctgtcaaaacaaattctcctcatctccccctccggttcgtcaatctgtgtccctctggttaccgaccctcctgcccctTAAATACATTGATactgttcacctcaaccactccctgtgggagcgatttccacattctcccatctctctgggtaaagattgGAACTGTTTATTAAGCGGGGCGTGTAAGTCCGTGGGGGAGTCCATCTCGATCCTGCCTGATTCGCACACGCGTCCGAGATGGATTTCCACCCTGCACTAAacgtttccagaattttctacagcacaaTCCTGTACACAGCGATGGAGAGAAACATTGGACAGGGAGTCAAACAGCACAGTGATCCATTCTCACCAATGTTCCACACTAAGGGGAAAGTTCAGATTGTCCACTCTTAGAGTGTTTACAATGAAAACATTCATTCCACATTGAATCCCAGTGGATGGGTCAATATTACAGCAAATGTTGCAGTGATATGAAGCTTGATTGTTCagccagagtgagagattgaaagCGGAGAGTCAGTGATGATTTCTTTCTGTGTGTTCTCTAGACAGTGGAGGAGAGATTCTGCACGTGATCCAGATCCTGGGAATACGAGCTGTGATATTCCTTGTGGCTGTGGTTATCACTATCGCTGGAGTCTGTGTCTGGGAGGGACAAACAGTGAAAGGAAATTGACAGACTGTTCGAAGCTTTGTACAGCAACAATCTGGTCAGTCAGTGCGGACAAATAACGTGCGATGTTGGGTTAAGTTGTAATGAAACTGGTCAGTGTCCTGGTTAGAATCACCTTCCTATCAGAGAGCCATTCCAGTACagtaggagaccattcagcccattgagtccatgctgtctctctgtagagcaatccactcagtcctATTCCCAAGCTCTATGCCTGTATCCCTGGAAATTTATTTCCacgtgtccatccaatttccttttgaaatcgttcatcatctccgcttccaccatcctcgtaagcagcgagttccagctcattaccactcgctgtgtaaaaaagttcctcctcacaaCTCCCCCCTGTCCaaaaccttcaatctgtgtcccccagtccttgtaccatcagataATGGCAACAGCttctctttgtctaccttatctaaacccatcatcatcttgtacacctcgatcagatccccctcaatctcctttgctccacggagaacaaccccagcttctccaacccaaccttgtagctaaaatccctcatccctggaccaATTCTGCCcaatctcctctccaccctctcaaggaccctcacttcCTTCCCAAAGtgaggagaccagaactggacacaataatcTAGTTGTGACctcaccagagctttataaatgttcagcataacctccctgtgttTGTACTCAATCCCTTGATTTATGAAAAGCGTATTCTTTCCATCAGCACAAACAGCAATTTCCAAGTGGACTCCCATCAGCAGACAGAGTGCAATGAAACATTGGCATGCCTGCTTCTTAATGTACGGAAAGAAACCTGGAACGAGAGATTCTCCTTCTTCTCCTCAGCAAGCTGAAACTTTTCCTTATATCTGGTGCTCCCCAGTGCTGCTGTGTGGACCCATCATAACCACGGCAttgtctggctgtgtgcagccaACATGGTCGAATAGGAATCAACAGAAATGTGATGCTGCTAAACTCTGTTCTCTGATTGGAATGTGCTTTCTGAATGCTGTACCTTTTTCATGCTGCGACAGATTGTAAGAAGCATTTGGGTTGTGAATAATTTTACCTTGAATAACACAAGTGATTAAAATGCTCAGCCTGTTCTGTAGATATTTATagattaaaattctcattttgctGCAAAATCTGGGCTCAACGACATTACTTCATGTTGTGACGATTTTCCAATCATATGAATCATTTTGCCCATCTTTATAATGAAAACTTCCCATGTAAACATGTCACATTGTAGTTAGTCACTCCTGCCATTGGGTGGAGTGATATCAAAGCTGCCTTGAtgctcagaaacagtgagaaatatTCCTGTTGTACACATGAAGTTAGTGAGAAAAGGCAGTAGATGCAATTTTGTGAATCTTGTACAATGATCTttagatagtgcagcactccctcagtactgacactctgacagtacagcattccatcagtactgaccctctgagagtgcagcactccctcagtattgaccctctgacagtgcagcactccctcagtactgaccctctgacagtgcagcactccctcagtactgagcctccaagagtgcagcactatctcagtactgaccctctgaaagtgcagcactccctcagtactgagcctccaagagtgcagcactaccttagtactgatcctccggcagtgcagcactccctcagtattgaccctctgacagtgcagcactacctcagtactgaccctctgacagtgcggcactccctcagtactgagcctccaagagtgcagcactaccttagtactgacgctccgacagtgcagcactacctcagtactgaccttctgacagtgcagcactttctcagtacaaACCTTTtgaaagtgcagcaatccctcagcactgaccctctgacagtgcagcaatccctcagtactgaccctctgccagtgcagcactacctcggtactgaccctctgacagtgcagcactccctcagttctgaccctctgacagtgcagcactccctcagtactgactctccaacagtacagcactccctcagtactgaccctccaacagtgtagcactccctcagtactgactctccaacagtacagcactctctcagtacagaccttctgaaagtgcagcattccatcagtattgaccctctgacagtgcagcactacctcagtacagaccatccaagagtgcagcactacctcagtactgagcctctgacagtgcagcactacctcagtactgaccctctgacagtgcagcactaccccagtactgaacttctgacagtgcagcactccctcagtactgactcttcaataatacagcactctctcattactgaccctctgacagtgcagcactacctcagtactgaacctctgacagtgcagcactccctcagtactgaccctctgacagtgcagcactccctcagtactgaccctctgacagtgcagcactccctcagtactgaccctctgatggggCCGCACTTGCTCAGTATTTACCCTCCAACAGCACATTTAAATATTAACCCTCAGAGCCATGGTAGAAAACTGACGTTACCAAACAGCAAACAACAGAAGAGAAACATCACCGAGTCATGATAAATAGCTCAAACGTTTGAGTATGTTGTAACACATTGTGGTATTACGCACTCATTCCTACTGCCTGTTTACTCACTCCTTTGCTACTTCCTCATTTTGTCTCACAGAGACACATCAGCCCTTTCTAATTAaatacacagagggagcagcacaggaaaaggtcattcagcccaagtaGAGCGTGTGGGCAGTTCCTCCCCAGGCGAGCAGTCGGACAGGTCCTGGGTAAGTAACGGAACGATTGGAATTCACTTGCACGACCAACACCGTCATTTGTTGAAGTTGTGACTTTTTAAAGACAGATTCCAATGATTGATGCCTTTGAAAGATTTCTACTGATTATTGAGATCTGGGTGTGAGGCTCAAGTCTGTTGTACAGAACATCTTTCTAGCTCAAGGGATGAGGGAAGTGCAGAGACATGAGCTTAGGGATATtctgagagggtgaatggtgctatagaaatgcaagtccctCATTGTTTTTCTTTCTGAAAGCCTTGTAACTCTCTGCAGAGCACCTATCATCCCACAGAGAATCAAATTAGTCTTTGAAGACATTGTCTAAAAGCTGTTGTGATTCTCGAGAGCTGTCGGACAAGAGGTGAGGTCTCATTAACTCCTTTCTCTTTCAGATTTTGAGAGTGAGAAGTGAATGGCATAACTGGGAGTGGACAATGATCGGGAAATCTTACTTCCTCCTGTCACTTCTCCAAGGTAATATCACCATCAGCTTGGACTGATTTATGGTTAATAGTCTTTGTAAAAGATCATTCTTATTGAGCTATAATTGGTAACTGATTCAGCAGTGAGCCAGTGTacaaactcacaccaagtcccattcacccatcacccctgtgctcactgatatacactgactccctgtctgaCAGCAAAATTGGAGGAGAGCTgcgatctcagagggttgtcgatttggaggaggttgcagagatagtgagtggagcagagtgatggagggattggatATCAAGTGTGAAAATAATCaaattgaggtgttgttggactgggagccagtgtaggtcagcgagtgacttgtggggtcagggtgggggtgtggggaggtgaaaGCTTGATTAGAAAATCGGACACAAAATTCAGGGGATGAAATCTATCTTGTGGCTAGGACTCTGACAGCAATGGCCTGAAATTAGTGTCTTTTGCTGATTTTAGTCGAATTTCCCATGAAGACAACACAGCAGCTCCTAGAATAGACAGGCTGTTCAGCATCACACTTCCAGTCCATTCTCACCATGATAGCAACTTCAATAAGGGAACAAGATAACTGGAAGAGAGAAGGAAGACAAAGCTGTCCGTGTGTAAAGGTGTCAGTATTCAGTTTGCATATTTGTCTTTGCTCTTGACACATGCAGAGCTCAGGCTGGAGGCGCTTTGTtagtgtgttttacagtgtctgCTGgagtagggtcagtgctgagcttGGGGACAAGTCAGTCTACAATGCTGCATCGGAATCAACAATACAACAATATGGGTTTTGGATCAGAAATAATCCTTTAGACAATGAGGATCCAAAGAGACTCCTCAGACAATGAGGATCCAAAGAGATTCCTTAGACAATGAGGATCCAGGGTTAAATATtggtatttctctctccagttggACTGTCACAAGAGTGGAAAGGTGACACTCCACGAGAGGTGACAGCGCAGGAAGGTTCGTGTGTACAGATTCCGTGTCATTACAGTTATCCAGCACATTTTGAAAACAAACGACGAGTCGGAATCTGGTTAAATAAGGAGAAATACAAATTGCGGGCTTCCATAGCCTTTCACTCCAAGGATCACAGTCACGAGTTACCACGGTTCCACCATCGGACCCAGCTGTCTGGAGACCTGAAAGATGGCGACTGTTCCCTGATTATAAACAACATCAGACGGGAAGATGCAGGACATTATTTTTTCAGAATAGAATTTGACAGCAGGAATAGATACAACTACTATCCTGTAACCCAGCTTCACGTTTCTGGTAAGTGCTGTATTATAATTACTCAACAATTCACATCCAACACTCAATGGGAAATAACACAAACTGTGATATTTACATATTAACACAAAACACAgcttattataacacactgtctgattctcaaTAACCTGGTGATCGCTTCCAGTTCAGTCCTAAAACAACCTCTAATACTCACTTTAATATCAATGATTAAATGTGTTCACTGTGTCCATCAATGTTATCAGGTTATCCACTCCCATCGATCTCCCTAATTCTGTTTAAAAGTCTAACAATTTGACAAAAGAAGGAATTGCATTCCTATAGCGCCTTTCAGCACCTCAACAAACTTCAAATCACTTCACAGACAATGAAGAAAttcttgaagtatagtcactgtctAACGTGGCAGTGAGtttgtgcacaggaagctcccacagtGAGCAATGGGATCAGTGACCCAGATCTCTGAGAGAATGATGAGCCAGGGTTCCATGAGCTGTGGGCtgctccatcacccacaccccagtGTTGGCAATTCAAGGGTCTGGGAGTGAAAGTGTATTCAGCTCAGTGACAAATTCCCCACCAAGTTTGAAAATAGGAAAGTTGCTGCTGATTGTTGTAACCTCTCAGTTCCCATCTCATCCTTGGAAACCTGCTTTCAAAATACAAAAGCAAGTctcgcatttctatagcgcctttcaccacctcaggacgaTCCTAAATcgattcacagccaatgaagtgattCTTGAAgcacacattctccccaccctctgggtaaagaagtttctcctgaattccccattggatttattagtgacgatCTTATATTGTCAGCCTCTGGTTTTGTTCATTGTGAGGAGTGGAAACACTCTCTCCATGTCTactcgatcaaaacctttcattaCTTCAAAGATCAAATGAGGTCACCGCTCAACCTTCTCTATTCAAGAGAACAGAGACCCAGCCTGTACATCCTCTCCTGACAGGTAAACCCCGACATTGCTGAGATCATCCTTGTGAAGCTTTTTACCACTctctccagtgtctctatatccTTTTCCAAATGCTGAGTCTGTTGTCCCCGAGCTGTGAGCtgttcctccac encodes:
- the LOC121274078 gene encoding sialic acid-binding Ig-like lectin 13, with translation MIGKSYFLLSLLQVGLSQEWKGDTPREVTAQEGSCVQIPCHYSYPAHFENKRRVGIWLNKEKYKLRASIAFHSKDHSHELPRFHHRTQLSGDLKDGDCSLIINNIRREDAGHYFFRIEFDSRNRYNYYPVTQLHVSVQS